The Brachyhypopomus gauderio isolate BG-103 chromosome 2, BGAUD_0.2, whole genome shotgun sequence genome contains a region encoding:
- the axin2 gene encoding axin-2: MNRALTHPITSSFREDAPRPPVPGEEGETKCYNPSKLAMMRPKETFKSVVVAPPGSAARRDEDGLGEPEGSASPDSPQARWTKSLHSLLGDQDGAQLFREFLEREKCVDTLDFWFACNGFRQMDIKDAKTLRVAKAIYKRYIENTSVVSTQLKPATKTFIRDNVKRQQVDSAMFDQAQTEIQTTMEENAYQMFLTSDMYLEFGRGGCENPPHVNPNGLGSLKLVCGYLPTLNEEEEWTCNDLRAKALAVVGLTTKALRSAPSLRTVEVLEKGYRSCRRGDPSSSYHVISGCSFAPATSANDSEISSDAATDDSMSVTDSSVDGIPPYKLGSKKHLQREMQRNMRVNGHVTLPPFPKVRPPPKEMAPVEPAMFAALLIARLERLQREQETMSSLEERLQQIQEEEEREEAELSTGGGGASHSLPLLPVAPCEDDAQAILDEHLSRVLKTPGCRSPRCRSPELRPLPRGATGGPRPLAGPASANSFPPVRTLAPRPSAKLVHHHYIHHHSTPKSKEQIETEAAQKVQGVCPGPECCRPPHVRTRSLGREQAGHAEPAPLGCPSALSKRLCKSGEEVADEGVGVSTLQLPADNADRSQNVWQWILASDRQARHRPHSTQSTRKLYGSDSTRSPAWSGATGAGQARTHQPAHPFVQDPAMPPLPPPNTLAQLEEACRRLEEVSKPPKQRHSTPGLPRDRTQTVPVQSSAVTLTDTHTGEQMEPKQASGGPAAVVVTETVVTYFFCGEDIPYRRMMKNHSLTLGHFKEQLRKKGNYRYYFKKASEEFECGAVFEEVWDDGSSLPMYEGKILGKVERMD, from the exons ATGAACAGGgcactcacacaccccatcaccaGTAGCTTCAGAGAAGATGCTCCTCGCCCCCCCGTCCCGGGGGAAGAGGGCGAGACGAAATGCTACAACCCCAGCAAACTCGCCATGATGAGACCCAAGGAGACGTTTAAATCGGTCGTGGTCGCTCCTCCCGGTTCGGCGGCTCGGAGAGACGAGGACGGACTCGGGGAACCGGAGGGGAGCGCCTCCCCGGACTCGCCCCAGGCTCGCTGGACTAAATCTTTACACTCTCTCCTCGGGGACCAGGACGGTGCTCAACTTTTTCGGGAATTTTTGGAGAGGGAGAAATGCGTGGACACTTTGGACTTCTGGTTCGCCTGCAACGGGTTCAGGCAGATGGACATCAAGGACGCCAAGACGTTACGAGTCGCCAAAGCGATTTACAAGCGATATATCGAGAACACCAGCGTGGTTTCCACGCAGCTCAAGCCCGCCACTAAAACGTTCATCAGGGACAACGTCAAGAGGCAGCAGGTCGACTCGGCCATGTTTGACCAGGCGCAGACGGAAATTCAGACCACCATGGAGGAAAACGCCTATCAGATGTTCCTGACCTCCGACATGTACCTGGAGTTCGGCCGGGGCGGCTGTGAAAACCCCCCACACGTCAACCCGAACGGACTGGGCAGCCTGAAACTGGTGTGTGGCTACTTACCCACTCTTAacgaagaggaggagtggaCCTGCAACGACCTCAGGGCCAAAGCGCTGGCTGTGGTCGGACTAACCACTAAAGCGCTGCGCTCGGCTCCTTCACTCAGGActgtggaggtgttggagaaAGGTTACAG GTCGTGCAGACGCGGTGACCCCAGCAGTTCGTACCACGTGATCTCCGGATGCAGTTTCGCTCCCGCCACCAGCGCCAACGACAGCGAGATCTCCAGCGACGCTGCCACAGATGACTCCATGTCCGTGACGGACAGCAGTGT TGATGGGATTCCACCATACAAACTGGGCAGCAAGAAGCACCTgcagagagagatgcagagaaACATGAGGGTCAACGGGCATGTGACCCTGCCTCCCTTTcct AAGGTGCGCCCCCCCCCTAAGGAGATGGCCCCCGTGGAGCCGGCCATGTTCGCCGCCCTGCTCATCGCCCGGCTGGAGAGGCTGCAGAGGGAACAGGAGACCATGAGCTCGCTGGAGGAGAGACTTCAGCAGATCCAGGAG gaggaggagcgtgaggaggcggagctgtccactggcgggggcggggcctcacactctctccccctgctCCCTGTGGCCCCCTGTGAGGACGATGCCCAGGCCATCCTGGACGAACACCTGTCCCGCGTGCTGAAGACCCCCGGCTGCCGCTCGCCCCGCTGCCGATCGCCCGAGCTCCGGCCCCTGCCCCGGGGGGCTACCGGTGGGCCCCGCCCCCTGGCCGGCCCCGCCTCTGCTAACTCGTTCCCGCCCGTCCGAACCCTCGCGCCCCGCCCCTCCGCCAAGCTCgtccaccaccactacatccaccaccactccacgcCCAAGAGCAAGGAGCAGATAGAGACGGAGGCGGCCCAGAAGGTGCAGGGCGTGTGCCCCGGGCCCGAGTGCTGCCGGCCGCCCCACGTACGCACCCGCAGTCTGGGCCGAGAGCAGGCCGGCCACGCCGAGCCCGCCCCGCTGGG ATGCCCCAGCGCTCTGTCCAAGCGTCTGTGTAAGTCAGGTGAGGAGGTCGCTGATGAAggtgtgggggtctccaccctCCAGCTCCCCGCAGACAACGCCGACCGCTCGCAGAACGTCTGGCAGTGGATCCTGGCGAGCGACCGGCAGGCCCGGCACCGGCCACACAG CACCCAGAGCACCAGGAAGTTGTACGGCTCCGATTCGACGCGCTCGCCCGCCTGGAGCGGAGCCACCGGCGCCGGGCAGGCCCGCACGCACCAGCCCGCACACCCCTTCGTGCAGGACCCGGCCAtgccccccctgccccccccaaacaccctgGCTCAGCTGGAGGAGGCGTGTCGGCGCTTGGAGGAGGTGTCCAAACCCCCCAAACAGAG GCATTCGACCCCGGGCCTTCCGAGAGATCGGACCCAGACGGTACCTGTGCAGAGCAGCGCTGTCAcccttacagacacacacactggaga ACAGATGGAGCCAAAGCAAGCGTCCGGAGGCCCCGCGGCGGTCGTCGTCACGGAGACGGTGGTCACATACTTCTTCTGTGGTGAAGACATCCCCTACCGCCGCATGATGAAGAACCACAGTCTGACCCTCGGACACTTCAAGGAACAGCTCCGCAAGAAAggcaactacag